A segment of the Ischnura elegans chromosome 13 unlocalized genomic scaffold, ioIscEleg1.1 SUPER_13_unloc_1, whole genome shotgun sequence genome:
acccaagtagcaaaatctgacgagagaaatatattttgacaCATACtgtaagaatattttgaaattattttgtaaaacatATTAGCTCTCTCTTTTTCACTTGACattttttgtatacatattacCTCATAACAATGTGCATCTAAAAACGCCATGTGATTATTAGTTTCTTAATGTTATAAATTCATACATTCTATTCCACTGGTCTTAACATAACCTTAtgacttaaattatttttcaatatccttttgcTGCTTAGGCTAATTTAGGCTGTTACTACATTTAGTTTTTCATTGCATGTGTAgttatataaaatttttcatcatcttGACTGTTGAGAGAGTTGGTGAATAAGAGTAACAACATGGTATGCTCTACCCCTGGCACATATAATGCATGcattctttaaaataaatcactttcacaaagtttCACCTGAAAACATCAATTTTACCATGCATTCTTTTTTCCAGACACGTATGAGGGAGCACGTGCTCACTTAAGAAGGGCAGAGGATACCTCTGACCTTAACACCGAAAGTGAGGACATCGGAAGAGGAAAAAGGATGAAGAAAGCTCGACGTGTGTCGAGCAGTGAGGATTCATCGGAGGATGATCCTTTGCAAACTCAGATAAGTTGCAGGAGAATAGAAAACCTCCCAAAACCTCCGTCCATTTCCTCTATTGATAGAGGACATAAGAATAGACCAACCAATCAGATGGCATCTCTCTCTCCTGCCAAAATGTCACCTCactcggagagagagagggaattgcTGCCTTGCTCACCTCCTAAGGGCCCTACAGCATCGGCAGCAAGTGAGATTGGTTAGTTGGGTATTACTTTTTTGAATGTTACTAGGTGCTTAGTTGTTGCTCGTTCGTAGGATTCTTCTAACGATTTAAGCCTACCACAGATTATTGCCTGAaatcatttaatttgtgaaatttacaatttctttCTTCCCTAGATTTCAGGAGACAGGTATTGCGGGAATTGGCTGTGTTGCGAGCCACTGCAAGCAGAAACAGTGATGCTATTCAAGCAATCCTTGATGCTGTTTGCAGTACTCAATCAAGAAGTGTTGATGTTAGTGCAGCCATGCCTGCAAATCTGCCACTGCAGTCTCTTGAACACCTGGAAAAATTGGAGGAAGATCTTGCTGATGAGACAGTGAAGAGAAATATGGTAAGCCTTCTTATAAATCCTAGtttgtttcatttaatattcatacTTGTGATATGTTATTTTGACTTGATAGTTTTGTATGAACTTAACGTATACCATTTTATGGCATCAAATTTTGGCTTAACCTGgccaaaaaattgtgaaatttgtttgtATGAGGCTGTACGCTTGTTTGTATGGAAGTGTAGTTGTCTTACTCATTAAGGATTACTCTTTATCATGTTGTTCATTTATATTATAGGTAATTTGTTTGAGCCGTATTGGGGGCAATAATCTCGCCGATGTGACCAAGAGAATGTTGACGAGGTTAATGTCCGACAATTTGGCATCACAATTTAGCTGGGTTGGAGCTAAGAAAAAGAAACCTTTGTCCAGCAAGCTGATGGCAGATGTGATACTAAGTAAGTATATTAGGGTATCCGGTGATCTGGAAAACCAAgaatttttgaggaattttttagTCATGAGGAACTCAGAGAGTCTTTGTATTTCTCTGAAAACCCCTGGAAATTGTTTGGCAGCCAGCAATTGTGTGCCTGTCCTACCTGTTTTGCTACTCAATGCTCAATCCTACCCAGCTCAATCATTTGAAacttatttgcaaaattataatGAGTAATACGTGGAGTTTGGTTTTATGAGTGTAACTTTTCCTTAGTGGTGGTGAGGTAACATTGTTTTTCCACTTCCATGGAACCCTTGTTTTGGTATGTTATGAGCATGAATCTTACCCTTGATCAGGCCagaaagcattttaaatgttaattttcattctttgtgactCCATTTTCCACAtttggtatttataaattatgagaCATTCCTATCCTAAGGCCTTGGTCAATAATTTTGCTTGTAAACAGTGTTCCTAATCTC
Coding sequences within it:
- the LOC124172392 gene encoding uncharacterized protein LOC124172392: MSCKCFIIRKMSKRFAVVHFSSTNDVAVVPLNWMNGGKCSWPPYKSHGKLIEATKSRLEPDLSWSEYPARIIQSYDTYEGARAHLRRAEDTSDLNTESEDIGRGKRMKKARRVSSSEDSSEDDPLQTQISCRRIENLPKPPSISSIDRGHKNRPTNQMASLSPAKMSPHSERERELLPCSPPKGPTASAASEIDFRRQVLRELAVLRATASRNSDAIQAILDAVCSTQSRSVDVSAAMPANLPLQSLEHLEKLEEDLADETVKRNMVICLSRIGGNNLADVTKRMLTRLMSDNLASQFSWVGAKKKKPLSSKLMADVILRAVQRNPLFKDASEKEIELAIKNWLRHAPERCNGKKKSDQENS